One genomic segment of Misgurnus anguillicaudatus chromosome 25, ASM2758022v2, whole genome shotgun sequence includes these proteins:
- the cbln2b gene encoding cerebellin-2b — protein MVPAACPGTFAMLALTFLLGCGIGFCLGQNDTEPIVLEGKCLVVCDSNPSSDGGVTSSLGISVRSGSAKVAFSAVRGTNHEPSEMSNTSMTIYFDQVLVNIGNHFDLKPSVFTAPRRGIYSFSFHVVKVYNRQTIQVNLMQNEYPVISAFAGDQDVTREAASNGVLLMVEREDRVYLKLERGTLMGGWKYSTFSGFLVFPL, from the exons ATGGTGCCAGCAGCCTGTCCCGGAACCTTTGCCATGCTGGCTCTTACCTTTCTCCTGGGATGTGGCATTGGGTTCTGCCTGGGCCAGAATGATACGGAGCCCATCGTTTTGGAGGGGAAGTGTCTGGTGGTGTGTGACTCCAACCCTTCATCTGACGGAGGAGTCACCTCTTCGCTTGGGATATCTGTCCGCTCCGGCAGCGCCAAAGTGGCTTTCTCGGCCGTAAGAGGGACGAACCACGAACCTTCGGAGATGAGCAACACTTCCATGACCATCTATTTTGACCAG GTCTTAGTAAATATTGGCAATCATTTCGACCTAAAACCCAGCGTGTTTACCGCACCACGGAGAGGAATATACAGTTTCAGCTTTCATGTGGTCAAGGTCTACAACAGACAAACCATACAG GTGAACCTGATGCAGAACGAGTACCCGGTCATATCTGCTTTTGCTGGGGATCAGGATGTCACGCGGGAGGCGGCGAGTAACGGAGTGCTATTGATGGTGGAGCGCGAGGATCGCGTGTATCTCAAGTTGGAAAGAGGGACTCTAATGGGCGGATGGAAATACTCCACGTTCTCTGGATTTTTAGTTTTTCCTCTTTAA